A single Pagrus major chromosome 19, Pma_NU_1.0 DNA region contains:
- the LOC141014205 gene encoding uncharacterized protein has product MSSAASPTIGELFLILSEMGFTEEQIQAAVQAGHFSVPDAAEWLLQGQYPRHKLVKQSSQPAETAFSAFNPPKEAASTSDTHTSPSDSRASPSLVLRPSQSCNLSPDPLPVESRIKQDKSGFEEQQRQRVAQEARAERKQKKQERELVLKRIAEDRRSLQEKNQPSAATETSPPSDQGQKLGGKVQTNIDNNCVLMIRLPSGESMRERFPADAPLRSVVEHITGRHPSLASFSLLQGFPRKRFGEAELACSLHSLGLTPNAALCIQTTPPETPQDAQSPADPPSAGHDEQPPPCDVSPQPPIPVVEGLGGQDLVPPPPLPNQLWEEAANYAGIPGVGPSLSGPNHFWGRGQRLVPGNAEEAAGIEVDEEQDVEEEPPHMLNGMPRLPFFPENRFRGEFEPRHHWPEQGNRLREAPEEDPAEPEDAGGRVAPGAAGLAAVERLQRAAQQEDPRASQGQPSPPKRPFRTPSVPSLCALATRATVHLMTAPSMQYSSSLAGLTPELAELLLNHMSRERLLRPRTLELFFGCPLQKFVLNCYPYSTNELLRQLRAFTALKHLSLVNSPLITDSGLSILSSLVKLQYLNLASCSKLTDSCLQHITGLKSLCFLSLDQTKVTDAGMVLYLQSAPSCLSQLSLNQTAVTEATLAVLPSCVPQLRLLSIKQTKVRDVSALAQLSSLQTLNLDGTGVTEGSLEHLASHPTLSSLSLAGVPVADGNQALRIISGLKLTQLTLPGRHSVTDSGLSFLSRLSLLSELDLTDYTQVTDQGVSQLSSMTRLKKLSLSNTQVTDAGLPSLRGLQELQELCLDRTAVTSRGVAELIICLPHLQVLGLASTQVGDNVVRKGLIRCNQLVKLNLSRTRITDHGLKFLKHMHLAQVNLDGTGVSLMGIANLLSFTNISSIRASNTRTVSPDDVSDEEWAAQ; this is encoded by the exons CTTCTGACAGTAGAG cGTCCCCTTCATTGGTGTTGAGACCATCACAGTCATGCAACCTGTCCCCGGACCCTCTACCAGTCGAGTCCCGCATCAAACAGGACAAGAGTGGCTttgaagagcagcagagacagcgTGTTGCTCAGGAGgccagagcagagagaaagcaaaagaaacag GAGCGTGAGTTGGTGTTGAAGCGGATAGCTGAGGATCGGAGGAGCCTGCAGGAAAAGAATCAGCCCAGCGCCGCCACAGAGACGTCTCCCCCAAGTGATCAAGGGCAGAAACTTGGTGGAAAGGTTCAGACTAATATAGATAACAACTGCGTCCTCATG ATTCGGCTGCCATCCGGTGAGTCCATGCGAGAACGCTTCCCAGCTGATGCTCCTCTGCGCAGCGTCGTGGAGCACATCACCGGACGTCACCCCTCCCTggcctccttctccctccttcaGGGTTTCCCTCGGAAACGCTTTGGAGAGGCAGAGCTTGCTTGCTCGCTGCACTCTCTTGGCCTCACACCCAACGCTGCACTGTGTATTCAGACCACTCCCCCAGAGACTCCGCAGGACGCACAGAGTCCTGCAGATCCTCCATCCGCGGGACACGACGAGCAGCCTCCACCCTGTGATGTGTCTCCTCAGCCACCTATCCCCGTCGTGGAAGGGCTGGGAGGGCAGGACCTTGttccacctcctccactgcccAACCAGCTGTGGGAGGAGGCAGCGAATTATGCAGGGATACCTGGAGTCGGCCCTTCACTGTCAGGGCCCAATCACTTCTGGG GACGAGGTCAGAGGTTGGTTCCTGGAAATGCTGAGGAAGCCGCTGGCATCGAGGTTGATGAGGAACAAGATGTAGAGGAAGAACCACCTCACATGCTGAACG GAATGCCAAGGCTGCCTTTCTTTCCGGAGAATAGGTTCAGAGGAGAGTTTGAGCCCAGGCACCACTGGCCAGAGCAAGGCAATCGACTCAG ggagGCTCCAGAGGAGGACCCAGCAGAGCCTGAGGATGCCGGAGGTCGGGTGGCGCCTGGAGCTGCAGGTCTGGCTGCGGTGGAGCGTCTTCAGAGAGCTGCACAGCAAGAAGACCCGCGTGCCTCCCAGGGACAACCATCACCCCCTAAAAGACCCTTCAGGACACCCAGCGTGCCCTCCCTATGTGCCTTGGCCACCCGCGCAACTGTCCACCTCATGACTG CTCCCAGCATGCAGTATAGCAGCAGTCTGGCGGGCCTCACCCCAGAACTCGCGGAGCTTCTGCTCAACCACATGTCCCGCGAGAGGCTCCTACGTCCACGCACACTAGAGCTCTTCTTTGGCTGCCCATTGCAGAAATTTGTCCTCAACTGCTACCCTTACTCCACCAATGAGCTCCTGCGGCAGCTACGAGCCTTCACAGCGCTGAAGCATCTGAGTCTGGTCAACTCTCCTCTCATCACAG aCTCTGGGCTATCAATCCTGTCCAGCCTGGTCAAACTCCAGTACCTCAACCTGGCCTCCTGTAGCAAACTGACTGACTCCTGTCTGCAGCATATAACAG GTTTAAAGAGcctctgtttcctgtctctgGACCAGACCAAAGTGACCGATGCCGGGATGGTGCTGTATCTCCAGTCAGCGCCgtcctgtctctctcagctcaGCCTGAACCAGACGGCTGTGACCGAAGCCACACTGGCAGTCCTGCCCTCCTGTGTGCCACAGCTGAGGCTCCTTAGCATCAAGCAGACGAAG gtcAGAGATGTGTCAGCTTTGGCACAACTGTCCAGCCTTCAGACTCTCAACCTGGATGGGACAGGTGTGACAGAAGGCTCCCTGGAGCACCTCGCATCCCACCCCACCCTGTCCTCCCTCAGTTTGGCGGGAGTCCCCGTAGCGGACGGCAATCAAGCCCTGCGGATTATCTCAG GTCTAAAGTTGACTCAGCTGACACTCCCTGGACGACACTCTGTGACAGACAGCGGGTTGTCGTTCCTCTCTAGACTGTCTCTGCTCTCAGAGTTGGACCTGACAGACTACACACAAGTCACAGACCAGGGAGTCAGCCAGCTCTCCAGCATGACCAG GTTGAAGAAGCTGTCACTCAGCAACACTCAGGTGACAGATGCAGGGCTTCCCTCTCTGCGGgggctgcaggagctgcaggagctgtgTTTGGACCGAACGGCAGTCACCAGTCGAGGAGTGGCCGAACTCATCATCTGTCTGCCGCACCTCCAG gtgtTAGGTTTAGCCAGCACTCAGGTGGGAGACAATGTTGTGAGGAAAGGTCTGATCCGCTGCAATCAGCTTGTTAAACTCAATCTCAGCCGCACACGGATCACAGACCACG gCCTCAAGTTTTTGAAACACATGCATCTGGCTCAGGTGAATCTGGACGGCACCGGCGTCAGTCTGATGGGCATTGCaaacctcctctccttcaccaACATCAGCAGCATTCGGGCCAGCAACACTCGCACCGTTTCCCCCGATGACGTCTCAGATGAGGAGTGGGCGGCCCAGTGA